In Humulus lupulus chromosome 7, drHumLupu1.1, whole genome shotgun sequence, the following are encoded in one genomic region:
- the LOC133792691 gene encoding uncharacterized protein LOC133792691 encodes MPGILRGIDTSCAKKYSDWKYDIKEHLTINGPQNRYGGCTDTQWQKAIDFFRRPEITKRSVVNKENRKKLKELSYGGSQSIPALRYKKEELRAYRDTQQTQATDTERSVHGSSKKTYRGIHHYALQRVLFGWRRWRCGYNRLAEVKAVTERLRVRVRVRR; translated from the exons atgcctgggatcttgagaggcattgatacttcgtgtgctaaaaagtattctgactggaagtacgatattaaagagcacttaacgattaatgggccacaaaatcgttatggtggttgcacggatacgcagtggcaaaaagcaattgattttttccgtcgcccagaaattacg aaacgttctgtggtcaacaaggaaaatagaaagaaactgaaagagcttagctatggaggttctcagtcaatcccagccttacgctataaaaag gaggaattgcgtgcataccgcgacacacagcagacacaggcaactgatactgaga GGAGTGTTCATGGGAGTTCAAAGAAAACTTATAGGGGAATACATCACTATGCTCTTCAGCGTGTGCTCTTCGGTTGGCGACGGTGGCGGTGCGGCTACAATCGGTTGGCTGAGGTAAAGGCAGTGACGGAGAGAttgagggtgagggtgagggtgcggAGATAG